Proteins encoded together in one Corvus hawaiiensis isolate bCorHaw1 chromosome 15, bCorHaw1.pri.cur, whole genome shotgun sequence window:
- the LOC125333698 gene encoding C-terminal-binding protein 2 isoform X2, which yields MGIAVCNIPSSSVEETADSTLCHILNLYRRVTWLHQALREGNRASSVEQIREVAGGAVRIRGETLGIIGLGRVGQAVALRAKSFGFNVIFYDPYLPDGVERSLGLQRVGTLQDLLMHSDCITLHCSLNEHNHHLINDFTIKQMRQGCFLVNTARGGLVDEKALAQALKEGRIRGTALDVHESEPFSFTQGPLKDAPNVICTPHTAWYSEQASIESREDAAKEIRRAITGHIPDALRNCVNKEYLLLAAQWSNIDPATVHPELNGAAAYRFPPGVVGVANPGLPEPPVVEGIVAHGIPPVSHSAPRTPSPGETSKLDADREIPADQ from the exons ATGG GGATTGCAGTTTGCAACATCCCTTCCTCCTCAGTAGAGGAGACTGCTGACTCTACCCTTTGCCACATCTTGAACCTCTATCGCCGTGTTACTTGGCTACATCAGGCTCTGCGGGAAGGGAATCGAGCCTCAAGTGTAGAACAGATTCGAGAGGTGGCTGGAGGTGCTGTGCGTATCCGTGGGGAGACTTTGGGCATCATTGGACTAG GCCGAGTTGGACAGGCAGTGGCTCTGCGAGCCAAGTCCTTTGGCTTCAACGTGATTTTCTATGATCCCTATCTGCCGGATGGAGTGGAGCGATCCTTGGGTTTACAACGAGTAGGAACCCTGCAGGATCTACTAATGCACAGCGATTGCATCACATTGCACTGCAGCCTGAATGAACATAACCATCACCTCATCAATGACTTCACTATTAAACAG atgCGTCAGGGCTGCTTCTTAGTGAACACAGCCCGGGGAGGGCTGGTAGATGAGAAAGCTTTAGCACAAGCCTTGAAAGAGGGGAGAATCAGAGGAACAGCATTGGATGTGCATGAGTCTGAGCCTTTCAG ttTCACTCAGGGGCCATTAAAAGATGCACCCAATGTTATCTGCACCCCTCACACTGCCTGGTACAGTGAACAGGCTTCCATTGAATCCAGAGAAGATGCAGCTAAAGAGATCCGCAGAGCTATTACAG GTCACATACCCGACGCTTTGAGAAACTGTGTTAATAAGGAGTACTTGCTGTTAGCAGCTCAGTGGTCCAATATTGATCCTGCAACTGTCCACCCAGAACTCAACGGAGCTGCAGCTTACAG gTTTCCTCCAGGAGTAGTGGGAGTAGCCAACCCTGGGCTACCAGAACCACCAGTAGTGGAAGGGATTGTAGCTCATGGGATCCCTCCTGTTTCTCACTCTGCACCACGTACCCCTTCCCCAGGAGAGACAAGCAAACTGGATGCAGACAGAGAGATTCCTGCTGACCAATAG
- the LOC125333698 gene encoding C-terminal-binding protein 2 isoform X1, whose protein sequence is MPLAWAKSRLSGSAGAARAASDGSRVLPRRRGRRGPARPMDRHKVKRQRLDRICEGIRPPIVNGPMPARPLVALLDGRDCTVEMPILKDVATVAFCDAQSTQEIHEKVLNEAVGALMYHTITLSRQDLEKFKALRVIVRIGSGYDNVDIKSAAELGIAVCNIPSSSVEETADSTLCHILNLYRRVTWLHQALREGNRASSVEQIREVAGGAVRIRGETLGIIGLGRVGQAVALRAKSFGFNVIFYDPYLPDGVERSLGLQRVGTLQDLLMHSDCITLHCSLNEHNHHLINDFTIKQMRQGCFLVNTARGGLVDEKALAQALKEGRIRGTALDVHESEPFSFTQGPLKDAPNVICTPHTAWYSEQASIESREDAAKEIRRAITGHIPDALRNCVNKEYLLLAAQWSNIDPATVHPELNGAAAYRFPPGVVGVANPGLPEPPVVEGIVAHGIPPVSHSAPRTPSPGETSKLDADREIPADQ, encoded by the exons ATGCCTCTCGCGTGGGCCAAGTCCCGTCTTTCCGGTTCCGCcggagcggcgcgggcggcgAGTGACGGGTCTCGGGTCCTTCCGCGGCGCCGagggcggcgcggccccgcccggcccatGGACCGGCACAAAGTGAAGCGGCAGCGTCTGGACCGGATCTGCGAAG GCATACGGCCTCCTATTGTGAATGGCCCAATGCCAGCACGGCCACTGGTTGCACTCCTGGATGGACGAGATTGCACTGTGGAGATGCCCATCTTGAAGGATGTTGCTACAGTGGCATTTTGTGATGCTCAGTCAACTCAGGAAATCCATGAAAAG GTGCTGAATGAGGCAGTAGGAGCTCTGATGTATCACACCATTACCCTTTCTCGTCAGGATCTGGAGAAATTCAAAGCCCTCAGGGTCATTGTGCGTATTGGCAGTGGCTACGACAATGTTGACATCAAATCCGCTGCAGAATTAG GGATTGCAGTTTGCAACATCCCTTCCTCCTCAGTAGAGGAGACTGCTGACTCTACCCTTTGCCACATCTTGAACCTCTATCGCCGTGTTACTTGGCTACATCAGGCTCTGCGGGAAGGGAATCGAGCCTCAAGTGTAGAACAGATTCGAGAGGTGGCTGGAGGTGCTGTGCGTATCCGTGGGGAGACTTTGGGCATCATTGGACTAG GCCGAGTTGGACAGGCAGTGGCTCTGCGAGCCAAGTCCTTTGGCTTCAACGTGATTTTCTATGATCCCTATCTGCCGGATGGAGTGGAGCGATCCTTGGGTTTACAACGAGTAGGAACCCTGCAGGATCTACTAATGCACAGCGATTGCATCACATTGCACTGCAGCCTGAATGAACATAACCATCACCTCATCAATGACTTCACTATTAAACAG atgCGTCAGGGCTGCTTCTTAGTGAACACAGCCCGGGGAGGGCTGGTAGATGAGAAAGCTTTAGCACAAGCCTTGAAAGAGGGGAGAATCAGAGGAACAGCATTGGATGTGCATGAGTCTGAGCCTTTCAG ttTCACTCAGGGGCCATTAAAAGATGCACCCAATGTTATCTGCACCCCTCACACTGCCTGGTACAGTGAACAGGCTTCCATTGAATCCAGAGAAGATGCAGCTAAAGAGATCCGCAGAGCTATTACAG GTCACATACCCGACGCTTTGAGAAACTGTGTTAATAAGGAGTACTTGCTGTTAGCAGCTCAGTGGTCCAATATTGATCCTGCAACTGTCCACCCAGAACTCAACGGAGCTGCAGCTTACAG gTTTCCTCCAGGAGTAGTGGGAGTAGCCAACCCTGGGCTACCAGAACCACCAGTAGTGGAAGGGATTGTAGCTCATGGGATCCCTCCTGTTTCTCACTCTGCACCACGTACCCCTTCCCCAGGAGAGACAAGCAAACTGGATGCAGACAGAGAGATTCCTGCTGACCAATAG